In a single window of the Chlorocebus sabaeus isolate Y175 unplaced genomic scaffold, mChlSab1.0.hap1 unalloc_scaffold_392, whole genome shotgun sequence genome:
- the LOC140711243 gene encoding uncharacterized protein, with protein sequence MDPMANEASLLQRIPGGEGRGSRARRLPAQPQEESCRQLEAVRAAGLCANNRRSGRACCELPHPVPNQSLPAHPRVSSTRDAAPPAGTPPTCGAIPTSAAHLTASTAPTYDDPGVGAPAHSRTPPAPAPFPAPSHAPAPAAPPVRSGPARHRPLALGRGGAAVPTPAGAGRVHIAYCAPGLAAPLDLLAMDTDDSQAPKGSLRKFLEHLSGAGKAVGVLTRGEDAQDAWKGADGGFPPVSGPRTAQGWSGNGPPPSVPVTFPSPLSARGGTGAACWGAVSAAPPAASAYVMPGPSSPCALALTSVRRALPEPAAQPP encoded by the exons aTGGATCCCATGGCGAATGAGGCCAGCCT ACTACAGAGAATACCTGGGGGCGAAGGTCGAGGAAGCCGCGCCCGGAGGCTCCCAGCGCAGCCCCAGGAGGAATCCTGCCGGCAACTAGAAGCTGTGCGCGCAGCGGGGCTCTGCGCCAACAACCGCCGGAGCGGCCGGGCCTGCTGCGAACTTCCGCATCCAG TCCCCAACCAGAGCCTTCCAGCCCACCCGCGAGTCTCGAGCACCAGAGACGCGGCCCCACCCGCAGGGACCCCGCCTACCTGTGGCGCTATCCCCACGTCTGCGGCCCACCTCACCGCTAGCACGGCCCCCACCTACGACGACCCCGGCGTAGGTGCTCCTGCCCACTCCCGCACCCCGCCCGCACCTGCCCCTTTCCCTGCACCTAGCCACGCCCCCGCTCCCGCAGCCCCTCCCGTGCGCTCGGGCCCCGCCCGTCACCGCCCATTGGccctggggcggggcggggcagcaGTTCCGACTCCCGCGGGCGCGGGCAGGGTCCACATTGCCTACTGCGCACCGGGACTAGCGGCTCCTCTCGACCTCCTCGCCATGGACACTGACGACTCCCAGGCCCCTAAGGGCTCCTTGCGGAagttcctggagcacctctccGGGGCCGGCAAGGCAGTCGGAGTGCTGACCAGAGGCGAGGATGCTCAAG ATGCGTGGAAAGGCGCGGATGGCGGATTTCCTCCCGTTTCGGGACCGCGCACTGCACAAGGATGGAGCGGGAATGGGCCCCCGCCCTCGGTCCCGGTGACCTTCCCTTCGCCCTTGAGCGCTCGGGGCGGCACGGGTGCTGCATGTTGGGGCGCTGTCAGCGCCGCCCCGCCCGCCGCGAGCGCCTACGTGATGCCCGGCCCGTCGTCTCCATGCGCCCTGGCCCTGACATCCGTACGCCGCGCGCTCCCCGAGCCAGCAGCGCAGCCTCCCTAG